In one Pseudomonas purpurea genomic region, the following are encoded:
- the fur gene encoding ferric iron uptake transcriptional regulator codes for MVENSELRKAGLKVTLPRVKILQMLDSTEQRHMSAEDVYKALMEAGEDVGLATVYRVLTQFEAAGLVVRHNFDGGHAVFELADGGHHDHMVNVESGEVIEFFDEEIEKLQKAIVEKHGYEMVDHNLVLYVRKKK; via the coding sequence ATGGTTGAAAATAGCGAACTACGCAAAGCCGGCCTCAAAGTGACCCTGCCACGGGTCAAAATTCTGCAAATGCTCGATTCCACCGAGCAACGTCACATGAGCGCCGAGGATGTTTACAAGGCGTTGATGGAAGCGGGCGAGGATGTCGGTCTGGCCACGGTTTACCGTGTTCTGACTCAATTCGAAGCGGCTGGCCTTGTGGTCCGCCACAACTTCGACGGCGGCCACGCGGTCTTCGAACTGGCTGATGGCGGCCACCACGACCATATGGTCAACGTGGAGTCTGGCGAAGTGATCGAATTCTTCGACGAAGAAATCGAAAAGCTTCAGAAGGCGATCGTCGAGAAGCACGGCTACGAGATGGTGGATCACAATCTTGTGCTGTACGTACGCAAGAAAAAGTAA
- a CDS encoding sodium-dependent transporter: protein MSTDKVSVHGSWASRWVFILAATGSAVGLGSIWKFPYMVGVYGGGAFVLVFLACIALIGVPVMLAETLIGRRARQSPANALKVLALEAGHSAKWSWGAFAGMITALLILSFYSVVGGWSLDYIIDMGRGDFQGVTADQVGAYFNGVISDPWRLTLWHTIFMLLSAVVIAKGVVAGLERSLRIMMPMLFVMLVILLGYSLTTGHFMDGVHFMFDFDSSKVLDGLLPAMGHAFFSLSVGVGSIMIYGAYMPKNSSISGTIVGVALLDTFVSLLAGLALFPIVFAAGLNPSEGPGLMFVSLPFAFGNVAFGQLMGVVFFVLVAIAAWSSAISLLEPMVAYLVERTRIRRGWVTFWLAFSCWFVGLGTVFSFNIWKQAKFFVNDGGVFHLYQWGAEHGLDFFGVIDFFTSRIMLPLGGLCFVVFAGWVMGRETVRDELSIRSPVLFALTLFLMRYVAPIGILVVFAAQLWK from the coding sequence ATGTCGACAGACAAGGTTTCTGTCCACGGCAGTTGGGCTAGCCGCTGGGTCTTCATACTCGCTGCGACCGGTTCGGCCGTGGGCCTGGGTAGTATCTGGAAATTCCCCTACATGGTCGGCGTCTATGGCGGCGGCGCGTTCGTGCTGGTGTTTCTGGCCTGTATCGCGCTGATCGGCGTGCCGGTGATGTTGGCCGAAACCCTGATCGGACGTCGTGCGCGGCAAAGTCCGGCAAATGCCTTGAAGGTGCTGGCGCTGGAAGCCGGACATTCGGCGAAGTGGTCCTGGGGCGCGTTTGCCGGGATGATCACGGCGCTGCTGATCCTGTCTTTTTATAGTGTGGTGGGCGGCTGGTCGCTCGACTACATCATCGACATGGGCCGTGGAGACTTCCAGGGCGTCACGGCGGATCAGGTTGGCGCGTACTTCAACGGGGTCATCTCCGATCCATGGCGGCTGACGTTGTGGCACACCATTTTCATGCTGCTCTCGGCGGTCGTCATTGCCAAAGGCGTGGTGGCCGGACTTGAGCGCAGCCTGCGGATCATGATGCCCATGCTGTTCGTGATGCTGGTGATTCTGCTGGGTTACAGCCTGACCACCGGGCATTTCATGGACGGCGTGCATTTCATGTTCGACTTCGACTCGTCGAAGGTGCTCGACGGCTTGCTACCGGCCATGGGCCATGCGTTCTTCTCCCTGAGCGTGGGCGTTGGTTCGATCATGATCTATGGCGCTTACATGCCGAAGAACTCGTCGATCTCCGGGACTATTGTCGGTGTAGCGCTGCTCGATACGTTCGTGTCGTTGCTGGCCGGCCTGGCGTTGTTTCCAATTGTGTTCGCCGCCGGCCTGAACCCAAGCGAAGGGCCAGGGCTGATGTTCGTCAGCCTGCCATTTGCCTTTGGTAACGTGGCCTTCGGTCAATTGATGGGGGTGGTTTTCTTCGTGCTGGTGGCGATTGCCGCCTGGAGTTCGGCGATTTCGTTGCTTGAGCCGATGGTGGCTTACCTGGTTGAGCGGACCAGGATCCGTCGCGGTTGGGTCACATTCTGGCTGGCGTTCAGTTGCTGGTTCGTGGGCCTGGGTACTGTGTTCTCTTTCAATATCTGGAAGCAGGCCAAGTTTTTCGTGAACGACGGCGGGGTTTTTCACCTCTACCAGTGGGGGGCGGAGCATGGTCTGGATTTCTTCGGTGTAATCGACTTCTTTACCTCGCGAATCATGCTGCCGCTGGGCGGTTTGTGCTTCGTGGTGTTTGCCGGTTGGGTCATGGGGCGTGAAACGGTGCGCGATGAGCTGTCGATCCGCAGCCCTGTGCTGTTTGCCCTGACCTTGTTCTTGATGCGCTATGTGGCGCCCATCGGCATTCTTGTAGTGTTTGCCGCCCAGCTGTGGAAGTGA
- a CDS encoding RnfH family protein yields MVESLIDVEVVYAAVDRQELLTVAVPVGSTIRTALLRSGIGERFPELDLASCPVGIFGKVIADPQQREVLAGDRIEIYRPLLADPKEVRRLRAAKAAAEAKARDQ; encoded by the coding sequence ATGGTTGAGTCGTTGATTGATGTCGAGGTGGTGTATGCCGCCGTCGACCGTCAGGAGCTACTCACGGTGGCGGTGCCGGTCGGCTCGACAATACGAACGGCTTTGTTGAGGTCGGGGATTGGCGAGCGGTTCCCGGAGCTTGATCTGGCGAGTTGTCCGGTTGGAATCTTCGGCAAGGTCATCGCTGATCCGCAGCAGCGTGAAGTGTTGGCCGGGGACCGGATCGAAATTTACCGGCCTCTGCTGGCCGACCCCAAGGAAGTGCGTCGATTGCGAGCGGCTAAGGCCGCAGCCGAGGCCAAGGCGCGGGATCAATAG
- a CDS encoding type II toxin-antitoxin system RatA family toxin, with protein MTTHIQRSALLPYPAQALYDLVNDVAHYPEFLPWCSSAEVLESSDVHMRASVGVAKAGLSQHFVTRNTLVPGHSIEMNLEEGPFNQLHGVWTFKSLGEKACKISLDLSFDYAGPIVRATLGPLFNQAANTLVDAFCQRAKQLYG; from the coding sequence ATGACGACTCACATTCAACGTTCGGCCCTGTTGCCGTACCCGGCGCAGGCGCTCTATGACCTGGTCAATGATGTGGCGCACTACCCGGAGTTTCTGCCGTGGTGCTCGTCGGCCGAGGTGCTGGAAAGCTCCGATGTGCATATGCGTGCCAGTGTCGGTGTCGCAAAGGCCGGTTTAAGCCAGCATTTCGTCACGCGTAACACGCTGGTGCCGGGGCATTCGATCGAGATGAACCTTGAGGAAGGGCCGTTCAATCAATTGCACGGCGTCTGGACGTTCAAGTCGCTGGGAGAGAAGGCCTGCAAGATCAGCCTCGATCTGTCGTTCGATTACGCGGGGCCGATTGTTCGGGCAACCCTGGGGCCGTTGTTCAACCAGGCAGCCAACACGCTGGTCGATGCTTTCTGTCAGCGTGCCAAGCAGTTGTATGGTTGA
- the smpB gene encoding SsrA-binding protein SmpB, with amino-acid sequence MAKQKKHPTGTIAQNKKARHDYFIEHRFEAGLVLAGWEVKSLRASKLQLVDSYVLLKDGEAWLLGSHITPLMTASTHVIADPTRTRKLLLNRRELEKLAAAVQQKGYACVCLSWYWSKHMVKCEIALGKGKKEYDKRDTERERDAGRELQRAVRNKGKEE; translated from the coding sequence ATGGCTAAACAGAAGAAACACCCTACAGGGACCATCGCGCAGAATAAAAAGGCGCGACACGATTACTTCATCGAACACCGGTTCGAGGCTGGTCTGGTCCTGGCCGGCTGGGAAGTAAAAAGTCTGCGGGCAAGCAAGCTGCAACTGGTTGACAGTTACGTGCTGCTCAAGGATGGCGAAGCCTGGCTGCTCGGCAGCCACATTACGCCGCTGATGACCGCCAGCACCCACGTCATCGCTGATCCGACCCGCACCCGAAAATTGCTGCTCAACCGGCGCGAGCTGGAAAAGCTGGCCGCAGCCGTGCAGCAAAAAGGTTATGCCTGCGTGTGCCTGTCCTGGTACTGGAGCAAGCACATGGTCAAGTGCGAGATCGCTTTGGGCAAGGGCAAGAAGGAATACGACAAGCGTGATACCGAGCGCGAACGCGACGCCGGCCGCGAGCTGCAGCGCGCCGTGCGGAACAAGGGCAAGGAAGAGTAA
- a CDS encoding FAD-binding and (Fe-S)-binding domain-containing protein, translating to MSLPATFLRDAQQLIPQERRFDDPLSTLAFGTDASFYRLIPKLVIRVESEDEVVALLKLAQRDQVPVTFRAAGTSLSGQAISDSVLIVLGDNWNAREIRGQGTQIRLQPGVIGAQANAWLAPFGRKIGPDPASINACKIGGIVANNASGMCCGTAQNTYHTLAGIRLVLADGSRLDTEDAASVAAFRSSHADLLERLATLGRETRANAELAARIRHKYRLKNTTGLSLNALVDFDEPVDILSHLLVGSEGTLGFISAVTYDTVIDHPNKASALIVFPDVETCCNAVTVLKSQPVSAVELLDRRSLRSVQDKPGMPAFVQQLSANACALLIESRAASSALLHEQLAQIMTSLSSFPVEKQVDFTEDPAENAKLWAIRKDTFPAVGAVRKTGTTVIIEDVTFPVEQLAIGVNRLIELFDKHHYDEAILFGHALEGNLHFVFTQGFNSAEEVARYQAFMDDVAQLVAVEFGGSLKAEHGTGRNMAPFVELEWGSDAYQLMWQLKRLLDPNGILNPDVVLSEDPKIHLKHLKPLPAADEIVDKCIECGFCEPVCPSKGLTLSPRQRIVIWRDIQAKKRAGIDTSELEEAYQYQGLDTCAATGLCAQRCPVGINTGELVKKLRSRTATRTKTANWLEGHFATALQGVRFTLHVANGARMLLGAPRLAKISAAVTQLSKGQIPQWTNAMPQPERAIRFSPTVTDERPRVVYLAACVSRVMGPAAGDQEQMSLYDKTRGLLEKAGYQVVSPDNQDSLCCGQPFASKGYAEQAEHKRQELIGALLHASRGGLDPIYCDTSPCTLRLVQDLGEVRLDLYDPVRFIRTHLMDRLDFTPQEAPIAVHVTCSTQHLGESQALIDLVRRCSKNVVIPEGIHCCGFAGDKGFTTPELNAHSLRTLKDAVQFCSEGISTSRTCEIGLSQHGGIDYHGLVYLVDRVTRARSA from the coding sequence ATGAGCCTACCGGCGACTTTCCTGCGTGATGCGCAGCAACTGATTCCACAGGAGCGGCGCTTCGACGACCCGCTCTCCACCCTGGCCTTTGGCACCGATGCGAGTTTCTACCGGCTGATCCCGAAACTGGTGATTCGCGTCGAGTCCGAAGACGAAGTGGTCGCGCTGCTCAAACTGGCGCAACGCGATCAAGTCCCGGTGACCTTCCGCGCCGCCGGCACCAGCCTTTCTGGCCAGGCCATCAGCGATTCGGTGCTGATCGTGCTCGGCGACAACTGGAACGCTCGCGAGATTCGCGGCCAAGGCACACAAATTCGCCTGCAACCGGGCGTGATCGGCGCGCAGGCGAACGCCTGGCTGGCACCGTTCGGGCGCAAGATCGGCCCGGACCCGGCGTCGATCAACGCCTGCAAAATCGGCGGCATCGTCGCCAACAACGCCAGCGGCATGTGCTGCGGCACGGCGCAAAACACTTACCACACGCTGGCCGGGATTCGTTTGGTACTGGCCGACGGCAGTCGCCTCGACACCGAAGACGCCGCCAGTGTCGCGGCATTTCGCAGCAGCCATGCCGACCTGCTGGAGCGTCTGGCGACGCTGGGCCGCGAGACTCGCGCCAATGCCGAACTCGCTGCGAGAATCCGCCACAAATATCGTCTGAAAAACACCACCGGCCTGTCACTCAATGCCCTGGTTGATTTCGACGAGCCTGTGGATATCTTGAGCCACCTGCTGGTGGGCTCCGAAGGCACGCTGGGTTTTATCAGTGCAGTGACCTACGACACGGTGATCGATCACCCGAACAAAGCCTCGGCGCTGATCGTTTTCCCCGACGTGGAAACCTGCTGCAACGCCGTGACCGTGCTGAAAAGCCAGCCGGTTTCGGCCGTGGAACTGCTCGACCGCCGCAGCCTGCGCTCGGTGCAGGACAAACCCGGCATGCCGGCTTTCGTCCAGCAACTGTCGGCCAATGCCTGCGCCTTGCTGATCGAGTCCCGCGCCGCGTCGTCGGCATTGCTGCACGAACAACTTGCGCAGATCATGACGTCGCTGAGCTCATTCCCGGTGGAAAAACAGGTCGACTTCACCGAAGACCCGGCCGAAAACGCCAAACTCTGGGCGATCCGCAAAGACACCTTCCCCGCCGTTGGCGCGGTGCGCAAAACCGGCACCACGGTGATCATCGAAGACGTGACCTTCCCGGTGGAGCAACTGGCTATCGGCGTGAACCGCTTGATCGAGCTGTTCGACAAACATCACTACGACGAAGCGATCCTTTTCGGGCACGCACTGGAAGGTAATCTGCACTTCGTCTTCACCCAAGGCTTCAACAGCGCGGAAGAAGTCGCACGCTACCAGGCATTCATGGACGACGTGGCGCAACTGGTCGCCGTGGAGTTTGGCGGTTCGCTGAAAGCAGAGCACGGTACTGGCCGCAACATGGCGCCCTTCGTCGAACTGGAATGGGGCAGCGATGCCTACCAGTTGATGTGGCAGCTCAAACGCCTGCTCGACCCCAACGGCATCCTCAACCCGGACGTGGTGCTCAGCGAAGATCCGAAGATTCACCTCAAGCACCTCAAACCGCTGCCCGCCGCCGACGAGATTGTGGACAAGTGCATCGAGTGCGGCTTCTGCGAACCGGTCTGCCCATCGAAAGGCCTGACCTTGAGCCCGCGCCAGCGCATCGTGATCTGGCGTGACATTCAGGCGAAAAAACGCGCGGGCATCGACACCTCGGAACTGGAAGAGGCTTATCAATACCAAGGCCTCGACACCTGCGCCGCGACCGGCTTATGCGCTCAACGCTGTCCTGTAGGCATCAATACCGGCGAGCTGGTGAAAAAGCTGCGCAGCCGCACCGCCACCCGAACGAAAACCGCCAACTGGCTTGAAGGACATTTCGCCACCGCGCTGCAAGGTGTGCGTTTCACCCTGCACGTGGCCAACGGTGCACGAATGCTGCTGGGCGCACCGCGTTTGGCGAAGATTTCTGCTGCGGTGACCCAGCTGTCCAAAGGGCAAATCCCCCAGTGGACCAACGCCATGCCACAGCCGGAACGTGCGATTCGATTCAGTCCGACGGTCACCGACGAGCGCCCGCGCGTGGTCTATCTGGCGGCATGCGTGTCGCGGGTCATGGGGCCGGCGGCCGGTGACCAAGAGCAGATGTCGCTCTACGACAAAACCCGTGGCTTGCTGGAAAAGGCTGGCTATCAAGTCGTTTCGCCGGACAATCAGGACAGTCTCTGCTGCGGTCAGCCGTTCGCCTCCAAAGGCTATGCGGAACAGGCCGAACACAAGCGTCAGGAATTGATCGGCGCGTTGCTGCACGCCAGTCGCGGCGGGCTCGACCCGATCTATTGCGACACCAGCCCCTGCACGTTGCGTCTGGTACAAGACCTCGGCGAAGTGCGACTGGACTTGTACGACCCGGTGCGTTTCATCCGCACACACTTGATGGATCGTCTGGATTTCACCCCACAGGAAGCGCCAATTGCAGTGCACGTCACCTGCAGCACCCAGCACCTGGGCGAAAGCCAGGCACTGATTGATCTGGTGCGGCGCTGCAGTAAAAACGTGGTGATTCCGGAAGGTATTCATTGCTGCGGGTTTGCGGGCGACAAGGGGTTCACCACACCGGAGCTGAACGCTCACTCGCTGCGCACGTTGAAAGACGCCGTGCAGTTTTGCAGCGAAGGTATTTCCACCAGCCGCACCTGCGAGATCGGCCTGAGCCAGCATGGCGGGATCGACTATCACGGGCTGGTTTACCTGGTGGACCGGGTGACTCGGGCACGCTCGGCGTAA
- a CDS encoding (Fe-S)-binding protein, giving the protein MSELFYNAVPNATRVAPPLPEPRQYPSEKPQRVYLFGTCVVDLFYPEAGMDAIHLLEREGIRVEYPQGQSCCGQPAYTSGYTEQARTVARSQLALFAGDYPVVVPSGSCAGMLREHYADLFKDEPDTLKQVQALAARTYELAEFLLFVCKVQLKDSGTPVKVALHTSCSARREMNTHLHGRELLSQLSNVERVDHSHESECCGFGGTFSVRMPDISGAMVADKTRALKESGAHTVLSADCGCLMNINGSLEKQKEALRGQHLASFLWQRTGGAL; this is encoded by the coding sequence ATGAGCGAGCTTTTTTACAACGCGGTGCCGAACGCGACCCGTGTCGCCCCGCCACTGCCTGAACCGCGTCAGTACCCCAGCGAAAAACCGCAACGGGTCTACCTGTTCGGTACGTGCGTGGTTGATCTGTTCTACCCCGAAGCCGGGATGGACGCGATTCACCTGCTCGAACGCGAAGGTATTCGCGTGGAGTACCCGCAAGGGCAAAGCTGCTGCGGACAACCGGCCTACACCTCGGGTTACACCGAACAGGCCCGGACGGTAGCGCGCTCGCAACTGGCGCTGTTTGCCGGCGATTATCCGGTGGTGGTGCCGTCGGGTTCCTGCGCGGGCATGCTGCGCGAACATTACGCCGACTTGTTCAAGGACGAGCCGGACACATTGAAACAGGTCCAGGCCCTAGCGGCGCGGACCTATGAACTGGCCGAGTTTCTGCTGTTCGTCTGCAAGGTGCAGCTCAAGGACAGCGGCACACCGGTGAAAGTTGCGCTGCATACCTCGTGCTCGGCACGGCGCGAAATGAACACCCACCTGCACGGTCGCGAATTGTTGTCGCAACTGAGCAACGTGGAACGGGTCGACCACAGCCACGAAAGCGAATGCTGTGGCTTCGGTGGGACATTCAGCGTCCGAATGCCAGACATTTCCGGAGCGATGGTCGCCGACAAGACCCGCGCCTTGAAAGAATCCGGTGCACACACGGTGCTGAGTGCCGACTGCGGCTGCTTGATGAACATCAACGGCTCGCTGGAAAAACAGAAAGAAGCGTTGCGCGGCCAACACCTGGCCAGCTTCCTCTGGCAGCGTACCGGAGGTGCTTTATGA
- a CDS encoding FCD domain-containing protein, with translation MGFDQIRQRRLSDDIVEQLEGMILEGTLKSGERLPAERALAEQFGVSRPSLREAIQKLAAKGLLVSRQGGGNYVVESLGSTFSDPLLQLLESNPEAQRDLLEFRHTLEASCAYYAALRATDVDRERLTSAFEELQDCYTRHDEVSRAEEGAADAKFHLAIAEASHNAVLLHTIRGLFDLLKRNVVTNIGGMYKQRTETRDMLISQHRDLYQAIIEGHAEQAREVSSRHILYVQEVLEEVRQEVQRMARAERRKGM, from the coding sequence ATGGGGTTTGATCAGATTCGTCAGCGCCGTTTGTCTGACGATATTGTCGAGCAGCTCGAGGGGATGATTCTCGAGGGCACGCTGAAGTCCGGTGAGCGCTTGCCGGCGGAGCGGGCATTGGCCGAGCAGTTCGGCGTGTCCCGTCCTTCGTTGCGCGAGGCGATTCAGAAACTGGCGGCCAAAGGGTTGCTGGTCAGTCGCCAGGGCGGCGGCAATTACGTGGTCGAATCCCTGGGTTCAACGTTCAGCGATCCGTTGTTGCAGCTGTTGGAAAGTAACCCTGAAGCCCAGCGCGATCTGTTGGAGTTCCGTCATACCCTGGAAGCCTCCTGCGCTTATTACGCCGCGCTGCGGGCGACCGATGTTGATCGCGAGCGCTTGACCTCGGCATTTGAAGAGTTGCAGGACTGCTATACGCGTCATGACGAAGTGAGCCGGGCGGAAGAGGGTGCGGCAGATGCGAAATTCCACCTGGCCATTGCTGAAGCCAGTCACAACGCGGTGTTGCTGCACACCATTCGCGGGCTGTTTGATCTGCTCAAGCGCAACGTGGTGACCAACATCGGCGGCATGTACAAACAGCGCACCGAAACCCGCGACATGCTGATCAGTCAGCACCGGGATTTGTATCAGGCAATTATCGAGGGGCATGCGGAGCAGGCGCGGGAAGTTTCCAGCCGACACATTTTGTATGTGCAGGAAGTGCTCGAGGAAGTGCGTCAGGAAGTGCAGCGCATGGCTCGGGCGGAGCGACGCAAGGGGATGTAG
- a CDS encoding outer membrane protein assembly factor BamE produces MQNTKLLLTSFTFVGLLALAGCSFPGVYKIDIQQGNVVTQDMIDQLRPGMTRRQVRFIMGNPLLTDTFHADRWDYLYSLQPGGGERQQERVSVIFNANDQLVSLSGDFMPGVSRDEAILGKDSATTVTAPAENVEKPKPEKPVKPGSLLDQIQKDVDGVKAVPVPTPEPLDTSPQ; encoded by the coding sequence ATGCAAAACACCAAGCTCTTGCTAACCAGTTTCACCTTCGTGGGACTGCTCGCACTCGCCGGTTGTTCATTCCCCGGGGTTTACAAAATCGACATCCAGCAGGGCAATGTCGTCACGCAGGACATGATAGACCAGTTACGCCCGGGAATGACCCGTCGGCAAGTACGGTTTATTATGGGCAACCCCCTGCTGACCGACACGTTCCATGCCGATCGCTGGGATTATTTGTATAGCCTGCAGCCAGGCGGCGGTGAGCGCCAACAGGAACGCGTCAGCGTTATCTTCAACGCCAACGACCAACTCGTCAGCCTGTCGGGCGATTTCATGCCTGGCGTGAGCCGCGACGAAGCCATTCTCGGCAAGGACAGCGCCACGACCGTGACCGCTCCCGCTGAAAACGTCGAGAAGCCGAAACCAGAGAAACCGGTCAAGCCGGGCTCCCTGCTGGATCAGATCCAGAAAGACGTGGACGGCGTAAAAGCCGTTCCGGTGCCAACACCAGAACCGTTGGACACCTCGCCGCAATAA
- a CDS encoding LutB/LldF family L-lactate oxidation iron-sulfur protein: MSNPTLIPTVAVEEDFRARAHEALADTQLRNNFRSAMDSLMAKRAASFSDAHEREHLRALGNAVRARALSRLPELLEQLEQNLTRNGVTVHWAETVDEANGIVLSIIRAHEARQVIKGKSMVSEEMEMNHVLAAQGVECLESDMGEFIVQLDHEKPSHIIMPAIHKNAGQVASLFHDKLGVEYTKDVDQLIQIGRKVLRQKFFEADIGVSGVNFAVAETGTLLLVENEGNGRMSTTVPPVHIAVTGIEKVVENLRDVVPLLSLLTRSALGQPITTYVNMISGPRKEHELDGPQEVHLVLLDNGRSQAFADSELRQTLNCIRCGACMNHCPVYTRIGGHAYGEVYPGPIGKIITPHMVGLAKVPDHPSASSLCGACGEVCPVKIPIPALLRRLREENVKAPDSPHQVMRGQGSKYSRKERFIWNAWARLNSSPTLYRLFGFFATRLRALTPSNVGPWTQNHSAPKPAARSLHDMAREHLAKQGDH; the protein is encoded by the coding sequence ATGAGCAACCCGACGCTGATTCCGACGGTTGCCGTCGAAGAAGATTTTCGCGCCCGGGCTCACGAGGCTTTGGCTGACACGCAATTGCGAAACAACTTTCGCAGTGCGATGGATTCACTGATGGCAAAGCGGGCAGCGTCTTTCAGCGATGCCCATGAAAGAGAACACCTACGTGCCCTGGGCAATGCAGTCCGTGCCCGCGCGTTATCCAGGTTGCCCGAGTTGCTCGAGCAACTGGAACAGAACCTGACCCGCAACGGTGTGACAGTGCACTGGGCGGAAACGGTGGACGAGGCCAATGGCATCGTCTTATCGATCATCCGCGCTCACGAGGCGCGGCAAGTGATCAAGGGCAAATCGATGGTCAGCGAAGAGATGGAGATGAACCATGTCCTCGCGGCTCAAGGTGTTGAATGCCTGGAGTCGGACATGGGCGAATTCATTGTCCAGCTCGACCACGAGAAGCCTTCACACATCATTATGCCGGCGATCCACAAGAATGCCGGTCAGGTCGCGTCCTTGTTCCACGACAAACTTGGCGTGGAATACACCAAGGACGTTGACCAACTCATTCAGATCGGTCGCAAAGTCTTGCGGCAGAAATTCTTCGAAGCGGACATCGGCGTCTCCGGCGTCAACTTCGCCGTGGCCGAAACCGGCACCCTGCTGCTGGTGGAAAACGAAGGCAATGGACGCATGTCGACCACCGTGCCGCCCGTGCACATCGCCGTCACGGGGATCGAGAAAGTCGTCGAAAACCTGCGCGATGTCGTCCCGCTGCTATCGTTACTGACCCGCTCGGCCCTCGGCCAGCCGATCACCACTTACGTCAACATGATCTCCGGCCCGCGCAAGGAACATGAACTCGACGGCCCGCAAGAAGTGCATCTGGTGCTGCTGGACAACGGTCGCAGCCAGGCATTTGCCGACAGTGAACTGCGCCAGACCCTTAACTGCATTCGCTGTGGCGCCTGCATGAACCATTGCCCGGTTTACACGCGCATCGGCGGCCACGCCTATGGCGAGGTTTACCCTGGCCCCATCGGCAAAATCATCACCCCGCACATGGTCGGCCTGGCGAAAGTACCGGATCACCCAAGTGCGTCGTCGCTGTGCGGTGCCTGCGGTGAAGTCTGCCCGGTAAAAATTCCGATCCCGGCGCTGCTGCGTCGCCTACGCGAAGAAAACGTCAAAGCCCCGGACAGCCCTCATCAAGTCATGCGCGGCCAGGGCAGCAAGTACTCGCGCAAAGAGCGATTTATCTGGAACGCCTGGGCGAGGCTCAACAGCTCCCCGACCCTGTATCGGCTGTTCGGTTTCTTCGCCACCCGCCTGCGCGCCCTCACGCCGAGCAACGTCGGCCCATGGACGCAAAATCACAGCGCGCCGAAACCCGCCGCTCGTTCACTGCACGACATGGCCCGCGAGCATCTGGCCAAACAGGGAGACCATTGA
- a CDS encoding lactate utilization protein has translation MSAKQNILAKLRNSLTGTTPVADNFDEALVTEPYTYTPEQRIPQLRKLMEAVHTEIHLSREQDWPALLAQLLRDRQLPSLLIAPTTPHGQRITQHWANNPALPTLKAYDRPVEEWKAELFNDTPASLTTTLGAIAATGSLIIWPTREEPRLMSLVPPVHFALLKASEIRDNFYQVQREFNWAQGMPTNALLVSGPSKTADIEQVLAYGAHGPKDLVVLILEDQ, from the coding sequence ATGAGCGCCAAGCAGAACATTCTCGCCAAACTTCGGAACAGCCTGACCGGCACTACGCCAGTGGCTGACAACTTCGATGAAGCGCTGGTGACCGAGCCCTACACCTACACGCCGGAACAGCGCATCCCGCAACTGCGCAAGTTGATGGAAGCAGTGCACACCGAAATCCACCTGAGCCGCGAACAAGACTGGCCCGCTCTGCTCGCGCAATTGTTGCGCGACCGTCAATTACCGAGCCTGCTGATCGCACCGACCACGCCTCATGGTCAACGGATCACTCAGCATTGGGCGAACAATCCCGCGCTGCCGACACTCAAGGCCTACGACCGCCCGGTGGAAGAATGGAAAGCCGAGCTGTTCAACGACACCCCGGCCAGCCTGACCACCACCCTCGGCGCCATCGCCGCCACCGGCAGCCTGATTATCTGGCCGACCCGCGAAGAACCACGGCTGATGAGCCTCGTCCCCCCGGTGCATTTTGCCTTGCTCAAGGCCAGTGAAATTCGCGACAACTTCTATCAGGTGCAACGCGAATTCAACTGGGCCCAAGGCATGCCGACCAACGCGCTGCTGGTGTCCGGCCCGTCGAAAACCGCCGACATCGAACAAGTCCTGGCGTACGGTGCCCACGGCCCGAAAGACCTGGTGGTATTGATCCTGGAGGACCAATGA